A genomic stretch from Dehalococcoidia bacterium includes:
- a CDS encoding S-adenosylmethionine decarboxylase: MGILIQALPCFQGRLSEARAGAKLIAQIGGPVSALPSALEAPTDLETISLHLVIDGYEAAPSSLKDVDLVHDFLDWFPDRIGMTRIAPPQVYTYRSRKEEDWGVSGFVLIAESHITVHTFPDRSYLNVDIFSCREFDAAESLDIVKGWFGLERTESRVLERGLQYLDTTEAYTGMVRERFGLQPSKGSS, encoded by the coding sequence ATGGGGATTCTAATTCAAGCACTTCCGTGCTTTCAAGGCAGGTTGTCCGAGGCTCGGGCGGGTGCTAAGCTAATTGCCCAAATCGGCGGCCCGGTTTCCGCCTTGCCCAGCGCACTTGAAGCACCAACTGATCTGGAGACAATTTCGTTGCATCTGGTGATCGACGGTTACGAAGCAGCACCTTCCTCACTCAAGGATGTAGACCTGGTCCACGATTTCCTCGACTGGTTCCCCGATCGGATCGGGATGACCCGGATCGCTCCGCCTCAGGTATACACTTACCGAAGCCGAAAGGAGGAGGACTGGGGCGTGTCGGGATTTGTGCTGATTGCTGAGAGTCACATTACCGTGCATACATTTCCTGATCGATCTTACCTGAACGTCGATATCTTCTCATGTCGTGAATTCGACGCCGCCGAATCCCTGGACATTGTAAAGGGCTGGTTTGGCCTGGAGCGGACCGAGAGTCGTGTACTCGAGAGGGGTCTGCAGTACCTGGACACGACCGAGGCCTACACGGGAATGGTCCGTGAGCGGTTCGGCCTCCAACCCTCGAAAGGGAGCAGTTGA
- a CDS encoding ABC transporter ATP-binding protein — protein sequence MIEVNNVTKYFGNFPAITDISFRVEQGEIVGFLGPNGAGKSTTMKVITGFLPPTEGSASVAGYDIVTESLDARRHIGYLPETVPLYTEMNVREYLEYMGKIRGMDSARIRTRIDDVVEICHLEDYYSSIIGKLSKGFRQRVGIAQSIIHEPDVLVLDEPTIGIDPIQVVETRQLIKDLGGEHTLIVSTHILPEVSQICERVIVIHEGQIVAIDEPDNLARRLLGRERVDLQVKGPQQEVLAHLSDVPGVQTANRVNIQRGELPQYRVESESGVEIRAALAQKVVESGYELHRLEAVTMSLEEIFLRLTTEEEDIVDGSAENAA from the coding sequence ATGATCGAAGTAAATAACGTAACCAAATATTTCGGGAACTTCCCTGCCATCACTGACATTAGTTTCAGGGTGGAGCAAGGGGAGATTGTCGGTTTCCTAGGGCCGAACGGCGCGGGAAAGTCGACCACAATGAAGGTAATCACCGGCTTCCTCCCTCCGACAGAGGGAAGCGCCTCGGTGGCGGGCTACGATATCGTAACCGAATCGTTGGACGCTCGGCGTCACATTGGATACCTGCCTGAGACTGTCCCCCTCTACACAGAGATGAACGTGCGCGAGTACCTCGAATACATGGGGAAGATCCGGGGTATGGACTCGGCACGAATCAGGACGCGTATCGACGACGTAGTCGAGATCTGTCACCTCGAAGACTACTACTCCTCGATTATCGGTAAGTTGTCCAAGGGGTTCCGACAGCGTGTCGGGATTGCCCAGTCGATAATTCACGAGCCAGACGTGCTAGTTCTGGACGAGCCAACCATTGGCATCGACCCCATACAGGTAGTAGAGACCCGACAGCTCATCAAGGACCTTGGCGGAGAGCACACACTCATTGTGAGTACGCACATACTGCCCGAAGTTAGCCAGATCTGCGAGCGTGTGATCGTAATTCACGAAGGGCAGATCGTGGCCATTGACGAGCCGGACAATCTTGCCCGCAGGCTGCTAGGCCGCGAGCGAGTAGACCTGCAGGTCAAGGGCCCACAGCAGGAAGTTCTCGCCCACCTGTCCGACGTACCCGGAGTGCAGACTGCCAATCGCGTGAACATACAACGCGGAGAACTGCCTCAGTACCGGGTAGAGTCGGAGTCAGGAGTAGAAATAAGGGCGGCGCTGGCTCAGAAGGTCGTTGAGTCCGGCTATGAACTTCACCGGCTCGAGGCAGTCACGATGTCGCTTGAAGAGATTTTCCTGAGGCTGACGACCGAGGAAGAAGACATAGTGGACGGAAGCGCGGAGAACGCCGCGTGA
- a CDS encoding ABC transporter permease subunit, whose translation MNTFNIAWKEIKSYFGTPAAYIVGAMFLGLTGVFFVAEVTAPFAEAGVRGIVEWASFFIIFLAPLLTMRLLAEEQKLGTLELLLTSPVRDWEVVLGKYIASFLILAAIVAVTLYYVVLLYSFGDPDTGPALSGYLGLLLYGASALAIGLLGSSLSSNQIVAAVVGIAILLMLSFVNLIADIVTGIASEVFNGMSMNEHIVDFSRGVIDTSSVVFFLSLTAVFLFLSIRSLETRRWR comes from the coding sequence GTGAACACGTTCAACATCGCCTGGAAAGAAATTAAGTCCTACTTCGGGACCCCCGCCGCCTACATCGTGGGCGCAATGTTCCTTGGTCTTACCGGTGTCTTCTTCGTAGCCGAAGTGACGGCGCCTTTTGCTGAGGCCGGAGTGCGCGGGATCGTGGAGTGGGCGAGTTTCTTCATCATATTCCTTGCGCCGCTACTGACTATGAGACTGCTGGCCGAAGAGCAGAAGCTCGGCACGCTTGAGCTGTTGCTGACGTCCCCCGTACGAGATTGGGAGGTCGTGCTGGGCAAGTACATCGCCAGCTTCCTCATCCTGGCAGCGATCGTTGCCGTGACGCTCTATTACGTGGTGTTGCTCTACTCTTTTGGAGACCCGGATACCGGCCCCGCGCTGAGCGGTTATCTTGGGTTGCTGCTATATGGCGCCTCGGCGCTTGCAATTGGCCTCCTCGGCTCATCGCTATCAAGCAACCAGATCGTCGCAGCAGTGGTCGGAATAGCAATCCTCCTGATGCTCTCCTTTGTGAACCTGATCGCGGACATCGTCACCGGTATCGCCAGTGAGGTGTTCAACGGCATGTCTATGAACGAACACATCGTCGACTTCAGCCGCGGAGTAATCGACACTTCCAGCGTCGTGTTCTTCCTGTCACTGACTGCCGTATTCCTGTTCCTTTCGATTAGATCGCTCGAAACACGTAGGTGGAGATAG
- a CDS encoding Gldg family protein yields the protein MDTVKSTGFWSAIGAVVGLVATIAGVVLFLTIDELSNFAISVLIIGLVLLFIALVLSPRAVAIFMAGRQGRYGTNVAIMTVAFFIILILINFLMFRSPSRLDVTATRIFSPAQQTLQVLDSLEGPIRANAFFSPTDADSTLTRQQAEDLLNEFARRSNNFTYRFIDPELNRSIAVSYDVTDFPVIVFEDIDTGVHQGVFSFTQQDFVTGILVVSGTQQKVVYHLTGHGESSITRTITNETDDEGFDFAIQGMQRDNYRVFPLNLKQDGFVPEDAAVLVIPGPKQNLDQDELQIVADYLAGGGKLIALLDPDAPNSYRELLAVWGLAVGNHRIADVISNVAGETTSPMVQRSNAQFGTSGLTGINIADQLNNVFFTDATAVLPSIPLEDLPAFMSYTGLARTTPASWMESHPEATDYNPGEDIQGPLDVAAVMQAGASLAGDIVPGENNLAKVIVIGDSDFARNKFFFQSDNANLLLNSVNWLAEDYELISIREPAIPIRVLVLNQRERDFIKWTGWFLPPILMLVIAVVVWWRRR from the coding sequence TTGGACACAGTCAAGTCCACAGGTTTCTGGAGTGCGATCGGCGCAGTCGTAGGACTAGTTGCCACGATCGCGGGCGTCGTTCTCTTCCTGACGATCGACGAGCTAAGCAACTTCGCTATTTCCGTCCTCATAATCGGGCTCGTCCTTCTGTTCATCGCACTCGTTCTATCTCCTCGAGCGGTTGCCATCTTCATGGCCGGACGTCAGGGTCGATACGGCACCAACGTCGCGATCATGACCGTCGCATTCTTCATCATATTGATTCTGATTAACTTCCTGATGTTTAGGAGTCCGAGCAGACTGGACGTAACAGCCACACGGATCTTTAGCCCGGCACAACAGACCCTGCAGGTATTGGACTCGCTCGAGGGGCCAATCAGAGCCAACGCCTTCTTCTCCCCCACAGACGCCGATTCCACGCTGACTCGCCAACAGGCAGAAGACCTGTTGAACGAGTTTGCACGTCGTAGTAATAACTTCACATACCGGTTCATCGACCCCGAACTGAACCGGAGCATCGCCGTTAGCTATGACGTGACTGACTTTCCAGTAATCGTTTTCGAAGACATCGACACTGGGGTGCACCAGGGAGTCTTCAGCTTCACTCAGCAGGACTTTGTCACAGGTATTCTCGTAGTCTCAGGCACCCAGCAGAAGGTCGTGTACCACCTTACCGGTCACGGCGAGTCCTCCATTACGCGGACTATTACAAATGAGACCGACGACGAAGGATTCGACTTCGCAATTCAGGGTATGCAGCGAGACAACTACAGGGTCTTCCCGCTCAATCTCAAGCAGGATGGTTTCGTTCCTGAGGATGCTGCAGTACTGGTGATTCCAGGTCCCAAACAGAACCTGGATCAAGATGAACTTCAGATAGTCGCCGACTACCTTGCAGGAGGCGGGAAGCTGATTGCCCTGCTTGACCCTGACGCCCCCAACTCTTACAGGGAGTTGCTGGCCGTCTGGGGACTGGCAGTCGGGAATCACCGAATAGCGGACGTAATAAGCAACGTGGCCGGCGAAACCACCTCTCCTATGGTCCAGCGTTCCAACGCCCAGTTCGGTACCAGCGGGCTAACAGGCATCAACATCGCCGATCAGTTGAACAACGTCTTCTTTACGGATGCAACAGCCGTGCTTCCTTCGATCCCACTGGAGGATCTGCCTGCATTCATGTCCTACACAGGACTGGCCAGAACCACTCCTGCAAGCTGGATGGAGTCACACCCGGAAGCTACTGACTATAACCCAGGTGAAGACATTCAGGGCCCGCTGGACGTTGCTGCGGTCATGCAGGCAGGCGCGTCGCTCGCCGGTGACATTGTTCCAGGTGAAAACAACCTCGCCAAGGTCATCGTAATTGGCGATTCCGACTTCGCACGTAACAAGTTCTTCTTCCAGAGCGACAACGCCAATCTGCTTCTGAACTCTGTCAACTGGCTGGCAGAAGACTACGAACTTATTTCCATTCGCGAACCGGCGATTCCCATTCGCGTCCTGGTTTTGAACCAGCGAGAGCGCGACTTCATCAAGTGGACAGGTTGGTTCCTACCGCCGATCCTGATGCTTGTTATTGCAGTAGTCGTCTGGTGGCGCAGGCGGTAA